The Anopheles moucheti chromosome 3, idAnoMoucSN_F20_07, whole genome shotgun sequence genome contains the following window.
CGCGACTCGCGACCCGCCAGAAGAAACGAACGATTCGATCCCCGTGCGACAGAACCCCCGCAATCTCATTCCTTAGTCGTGTCTCACGACTCTAGTGCGtgtgagggtgtgtgtgtgcgtgtgcgtgtgtgcgtacgtgtgtgtgtgcgtgagtgatTGTGGTGTCGCGTACAGGGCCGTGTGCGTGTATCCTTTGGcgggttgttgtgtgtgttcacGAATGAGGTAAAATGTTAGGACCCACCAAATGGAGACTCCTAACGATCGTTGCCGGTATACTGCTAGCCCATGCGATCGAGTCACCGACCAGTAAGAGCAACAAGCTAAACGCACAGGTACGCTCCTTCACCAATCCCGAGCTTGGGCTGCGCATCGAACAGATCAGTCCGTGGAGTACGGGCCGAAACATCCCGGCACGGAACCTGCTCGTCCCGCATCAACTGTTTTCGCGCGTGGACAACATCCGGTACATCGACAGCCGGACACCGAACAGTCGCCATCTGCAGAGTACGTTTGGGGCGTTTCGGTTAGCGGATGGTGTGCAACAGCCACAGAATGACGCCAGCGTACAGCGGCGTCGCTCGAAAGCCTTTCAGATGCGTCGCTCAGATGAGGTGGCCGCTGACGCGGGAATAGCACTGGAACAGCAGCCAGGTGCATCTGTGCTGCCCTCTCCAGAACAAGACCTCGTCTATCAGAATGTTAGCCGTGCACAGCGCCAACATCGGTACAAGATCATCCCGATCAGTTATTTCTACCGCGAGGAGGCACAACCAATACCATCCGAACTGAAACCAGTTGGTCCTAGTCGACCACCAAAAGATACCGATAATGATGAACCGGAGGTTCCAGACACGAGCTCCAAACAAAATCAAGACCAAGATCATGGACATGAAGGTAGCGAGTATTCGCGTTCCGATACACCCGTCATTGGAGCTCGGCGATCGGGTTTTCAATTCCCGGGACCACTAAAAGCAGCTACGGGATTCACACCCCAAGGATACAGTGAGGAAAGTCTTACGTTGGGCGATAACTTGGGTCTGTTTCAGCAGCCTGTCAGTACCGCCGATGAGTATGGACCGGTGGAGAGCGAGCCCGTCCACGACGGTCGTGGTCCAGATGAGTTCTCGCGTAGTTTGTACGCCAACCGCTATTTCCGGGACTTTAACCGACCAACACCGATCGATCTACGTCCCGCGGAGTCTCTTCCCCGGCCAAGCCGTCTGATCGAGTTCCCGGGCAACGTGAACGTCAAGCAACCGTTCCGAGACGATGTCACAAAGTTCGGTGATGTTGCAGGCCCGGTGACGGCCATCCAGCGTCCATTCGGTGACTTTGGCGAGGGCAAGAACTTCCGCACGTTCGATCCGACCTACTACACGGACAGCCCTTACCAACCCAATCGGGCTCCACCGTACTTCCCGGCAAAGCTATACACCGAGCCAAATCAGAAGATCTACCAGCCCCTGTGGAAGACCCGCTCGCCACGGGTCGTCTTTCCGCAGGGTGATCTCGCCTCCGGTCCGTCCGGGTTCGGGGTAGACAATGTCGTCTTTCGGTAAGTATCCTCGGTCCGTACCCGTACTGTTTTTTTGCGTAGTTCGAGCGTGTTTCGTTACCGTTCCGTGACCCACAGGGACCAAAACTTTGGGTTGAACGAGCTGGCCGCTATCCAGGATGTGCGGAACGAGTTCAACCAGGACGACATCAACGATGAGCCGGCGACGACCAGCAAAGATCGTGGTAAGTGTCGACCGCCTATTAGCGATTCTCTCTCCGACTTTCATTTTGCGTGTGCTCTTTTCCAGTCCTCTCTTGGCTTTTGTTTAATTCTCACTCTGTCTCTTTACTCGATGCGTTTCTTTGGAAGCGGGTTGTCCACGTCCTGTTCCGATTGCTGTTTCTTACGCCGCGAAACAAGCACACGAACCGCCGTGGAACAATGAGCAATGTACTCTGTGTCATTTTCATTCCGTGTTTTGACTCATTCTTTCTAAACTCTCGGTCAGGGTGTCCGTCTTGGGTGTACAGATTCTACAGAATGACTGTAATGGGTTGTGGCTTCAGTTCAGGACCATACTACGCATCACCTCATCTCATCCATACTCTTATCGGTTAGGTTATCGCTATCGTTTCCTTAAAGACTGTACATGAAAAAATCTTAATGCTCCCTCTTATGATACTTCCTCATCGTTCATTCATCATTGGTAAATAATTTCACTTCTCGTACTCTCATGAATCATTTTCATCAACCATAGACGAGAAGAAAGGGCTGCTTCCTACTATTTGTTAACGCTTCTTTCGATCCATTTGTTCTAAAGCTGCGTTTCAGCATTGTAAAGTGTATAGAAAACGAACTTCAGCCACCCTAATAGGCAACAGATTTACTGCTCCCCATGAAGATTATTCGAGGCTGGGCGTAACACGGTGCCAAAACAGTGCCGAAAAGCTGCATTAGAACCAGAGCGAAACGCCATTACAAATCCTTTTATACGCAATTGAAGGAAAATAGGTTAAAACCAACCAGTCTACCAACATCGCTATGATTTTTGTAAATATAGTAATTCATATGAGTTGGGCTTTGCACGACACTCCCTTAACTTCTGGTAgcccagttttttttttcagcgaTCACGTTACTACCACCGAGAAGCATGAAAAATCCGCGCcttagttttccttttttccaagCGCGAAAAATCGCCCCCGTTTCACCCACCCCCAAGCCCCCCAAGACAGTTCGCGTTCTACCCATGTTCCTTCAAAGAGAAAATTAATCTTTGTAGCTTAATCTTTCCACCTCGTAAAATGGTGTTACCGTGGAAGACGCACATGCATGTACAAGAGGGCTCGGGCTTTTCCTCGGGTGAGCGATCGCAAATGGCGTGAACTTTGTGTATTGGCCCAGCGCGTGCAGCGGGTGGGTCGGGGTGGGTTGCACGAGTTTTGGCTGGCTTTTCCGTCTGATGATTTCTTACACAACGGCCCAACGAAAACCCCTCGACCGGCCAACCAGACGGGTCCGTGCGGCTGCATGCGGCTGGTGGCAGCAGATTGCTTGCAGCACGGGGCCCGCGCGAAAGGCGTTATATTGCTACACTTAAGATACTTTCTCCGCATTCGTTTCGGCCGGATGGATGAACAACGCCACAACGGTCGGGATGAAAAGAGCGAaaccaaccgaaaaaaaaactagacagtaatatcaaaaacaaacacaaagaaaCATTCGATTGTTTAGTGGTTTACATTAAATGGGTACACTTTTCAGCGGGCGAACGGCAAACATTGGCTGAGCGCTTTATAGATGTGTTGTTTGGTAACAAAGAAACGATTTGTTTCCAATTTTAACCGCCGTTGGTCGTTGTTTGCGGAATGGCTTAGTATTTACCAATTGCTTGAATAAGAGTGTGATGTTGAAGTTTGCCTTAATATCTTAGGAGCTTTCCTTATTGGaagcttttattaattttacttcTTGGTTTAGGAAAATTTCAAATAGCGTCCAGAATCacataaaaattgaaagactCTGCTCTGGTCTGCATTTATCAAATCATAAAGAAAATCTTCGCAATAATCAGCTTCCTTTCAGATCCTTTATACCGCGCAAGAGTAAACTTCGCTCCACCGATTGCAGAATGGGCCATCGTTGGCCCTTAAAGGCTAAACTGCACTTTTACTGCTTCCTCTATTACACCATACACGTATCTTACGTATCTTCGCAAAGATGCAAAACGATCTTCCATCTCGATTATCGCTCCATGAAACAAAGCACTTTGCTGGCAAAGCGCATCTACTTCCATCGCATCGGCcatgtaatgcattttcaCGTCTCGCGCGTTGGTCCATTCTCGTGACATTCAACGTGACGTCCCGCTGCAACGGATGCACTTAGTCTCCGGATACCGAGTCGTGCATGTCGTGCCGTGTGGATGGTACGCCGGCAAAACCGCCCATCCACAGCGCGGTCCATTTCGCTCGGTTTCGGTGGAGTAAAATATGGAGTGAAAGTTGCTATTTTGTCGTCGATGACGCGACACACCAGCACTCGACCAACGGCGACGGTGAAGTAGTGGAGAAGCAAAACCAAATCGCTCCCTCCGCAGCATGGAAACTGGTTCCggggttgcgttttttttttttgcttcttctttatcgaaaTCGTGACTGATTATGTCATCGGCAGCGTTATCAGCTGCTGCCACGGTGGAAATGGATGAGATGCTGTGGTAGCTGGTGGCTGGAGGCCCGGCACCCAGGCTCCTCACGACATGTGTTCACGCCCGGATGTGTATTATCGCACCATCGGGCCCAATTCGATTCCTTTTGCGTCCTCCCCGTAAATTGgctgcttccgatgtttgttGGCGAGCAGGTTTTTGCCTGATTCGCTTTCTGTCTTATCTTGTTTTTCCCTCTTCTCACACTCTGCGCCTCGGTGGGGCTTGTTTAGTTCGGATGGCTACCGTTTGGTCTTATTGATTTTTCCGGTGAAATTTTCTTCACTTCTCTTACCACCGAGGTTTACCGCGCCACACGCTACCGGTTTTGGGGCGTCATGTAatcatctccaccaccggGCCTGTGGAGATCGCGGGGCGTGATAAGGCTTTGAATCGAAACGAGTCGCTTATTAAATTATCCAAATACACTTCGCATCGGAGTTTTTTGGCAAAGTCCAACGCGTGGACTTCCCGAAAAACCTTGCCGAATCACCGAACAGCAGAATCCGGTCAAAGAGGTTGGAAGGATGGAAGAGGGGAATGGTTCACAGCCAGCCAAAACCATCGCCGCAGGCAACCATCGTCGCTGCTGGCCGAGAGGCTAACTGGAACAAAGTGctacataaaaacataatgaaCGACGCGCAACAATAAATCGTAAAGCTTTTATCGGgctgcagttttttttctccttgcttgcttgctgtttgtttctgctttgcttttttgtcTGCGTGTCGTTGCGTAATGCTTTTGGACggtgcgccatcttgccgGCTTGTTGGCCGTGGGTCGCCGACGAACGCCAGAACGGTAACGCGCGTCATCATCGCAATGTAAGTTATTCTGACGTGTTGGAGTTGAATTCTAGTTGTTTTTCTGCCCATATTTCAGCTTCGGAAAAGGACGTTGGGTTGCTTTCCCTCAGTACTCTTCGGGGCAGAACGCAAGCCGAAACAAAATCCCAACAATTTATGGATTGCAAAGCATTCCCCTCAAAGCGCCCACGCTTCGTTTAGTTTGGCGGGTGCGTGGAAAATGAACAAATTCAATTTTGCTCCAGCTCATAAAAGGGCCAAACGCAAGATTGGGTGGTGATGACGAGATataaaaatttttgcaaaTCTTAAATTGCAGCAAGACTGGCCCCAATACGAATCAACGTACCCAACCGAAGGGTGCAACCAATGTGTAAGATTGTCCGGGGCCCGTAATGGCGTTGGTAAATCGTTAAAAAGTCGTCCAGTGATGCTATTGGTAATGGATAGCTTTTCACACGATGCAGATTGGTATGAAATGTGATTAGGTGAAAGCGAGCGCATTTTATGTTGCACTGCTACATGATGATGTGAACCATGTTGCAAAAGGGCATTTATAATTTTGCTAAATTGAGCTCACCTCATTGAGTTTCTTAGAGGGCCGTAATGTCTATAAAGAATAACTTATCAGAAGTATACTGAACCTTTAAGCAAccttttaacttattttatttaacaccAGCTAAAGTTAAACTTATTTCAGTTTATATCATGTAGTTATAATGTGGTATTGATGGTTCAAAATGTACCAAAATGTCGTTGTCatgtttttaaatacaaatttaaaaatttgcacaaaaacgttttcctttttggaGCACTACAACCTTGAAAACATCTGGTTTGATTAAACTTTTAATTTTTGGCTGGACTTTACAATAAGGTTTAATGAAATCATTCGCGATaagatttttaaattactCATGAAAGGAATTTTTCTCCAGGCCAGCGGTTTTCAGCAGTATATCTTTTAGATTAGAAAATTTTTATGTCATCTGACAATTAGATGCATCGTGAAGCTAACATTTTGCATTATAACGAAaccatttatttgtttttatacaaaacaaaagtaaaaaaaatggtcCGTTAATAGTCTAAATTTTATATTCCTTCTCAGAAGTTCCAGAAAGTGCGACTAAGGTGAACAAAGTGAAACACCCACGAAAATTGATTCTCAACTCCCATTTGCATTATTTACTCCTCCAAAAACTTTTATTGCAATGCTTAAGCTTCACTCACGACGGGTAGGCACGCAGTATCCTGCTGGCGCACAAAATAACCTCGCGTGGTACAAATTAGCGATTCACAGTTCCGGAACTTCGGCGCCATTCGACCACATAAACAACGCGACTGACGCATCGCGAACGAACGTGCTGCAATCCCGTTGCTTGTGGGTTGTTATTTCCTTGCCCTTACTCACTCCGGCTCCTGTGtccgcaattttttttttgccgtacGATTGCATAATGTTTGCTGTGCTCTCCCGAGGGCATTTGTCACGATTTCGAGCCCAAACACCTTTCGCGGAAGGGTTCGAGGAAAAACCtatgataataaataaataaatacaccgCTCGCTGGTCGTCGCGGACGATCGGGAACTTCTGGCACTTGTGGCACGCGGTACTTAACATCCGTTCGGCACAGTTTTCTTCGCGTTGTGTAAACCCCCAGGCCGGGAAGGAAATGGGTCGTTATCGGTGATGGAGAATAGTGTGCCTgtttgcttgattttttttcctgtctcTCTCCACTATGTGAAGGAATGGGGAAGAGAAATGGATGCATTTTTTGCAGcgttatctgtttttttttgctccctcCCGCTTTCGTTCGATCGTTATAAAACTTAATTAAACTTTCGCTCTTTAAGTGAACAACAGCAGTTAAGCGCCTTTCGACTAACGGCTGCACCACGACGTGGTACGCGATCGGTGCAAAAGTGATAAAACCCTATACTTTGCAAAATTGCATCCCCACAAAGAGAGGGTTCACATTTAGCTGGGAGCTACCGGTTTATGACAAGGTCGAAGCTTAAATTGCTATTCGTTAATGATTTTATTGCGATTGAGCGGAGATTAAAATCAATCAGAGGGAAGCATAAAATAATGCTTTGTTGCATTACGTCACGCCTTACTTGCTGGTATTGCTGTAAAGAGAAAATTCAAACattgcattattttatttttattaattttcgtAACGACAAGCGTGGGTTTTTCCTACGTTACGTTCGAGTTTTAAAGGAAGATGGATTATTTTTTAAGTTGAAGTGCACTATGTATAGAAAGATCTAGAATTCTTCTTAGATTTCTGGAActtaattctttccatcttAAAGTTGAATTCTATTCTGTTCAAACAAATATTGACTGATGCACTGGAATCTTAGTGAATGCATTTACAGAGATACCTTTGGTTTAATTTCAACTTACAGAATTTCCTATTCATGTGAAGAAGTGAAGACATTCTAGTTCATCTTAAATAGAATCCATAAGTAGCTTGAACTTTGTCTAATGAAGTCGAATATATCATAAACTGGTAAACTCTTTAAAGCGACGTTGTTCTTACTCCTGATCGgttcaaattaaaattattcaaacacGAACGACAACCCAATCTGAGTCCATTCCGTCTCCTCCTCACACCAACCCCCCCTGTTCGTGCACGTGCGAAGCCAAGACTGCTTGTCATCTCTGGACACCTTCCCTGATGATCCGTACCAAACTAGATAGTGGTTAGGCTAGGAAGAACCGGTCTCCGCAGAATGGGCACCTCGCGGAAGGGtcggaaaagtaaaaaaaaataaataacacggTGCCGGTCCGTTTCGTGGCCCGGCCAGcagatggaatggaaaaagaGTAACCAAAACAGCAAATGAAAGTGAGAGTGATTCGTGAAAGGAAGCAACGGTGACGATACGGCGTCGCGGAAAGTGAGCGGTTGTTTGACCCTACATGGAGAAGGTAACACAAGAAGGACGCACAGGCTGCGATGAGGACGAGGAGAGTCGGTGAGATAGATGGCCGGTGGTGGGACGAGGCAAGCGTAAAGCGGTTTACGTAATACGAAACCCATCGGCCATCGAGCTTCTACATTTCCTTTGCGaatgcacgcacgcacgaatGAACGAATGGACGCGCAATGTTTCGTATAATCGAACAGGCCGGACATTCAACTGACAGGACGAAACGCAGGGAAGCAATGGGATGCCTCCCATTGtccatgtgtgtatgtttgtttgtttatgtttctgcCATTCGCCAAGGGAATTGTAACACACCGAACCGGTTTTATCTGAGCTATGATTATGCATTGTCTAATGCTACGTCATCTTCCCAAGCAGACATATTCGAATCCGTTTGAATATTGGAAAATGGTTAGGTTGTATTGCGAATAATTTATCCCTCGCTGGGATGTTTTTATATCGTACGATGACCGACAAAGGGACACATGAACAGCCTGCAGCACCGAGCAAATATTCTTTCAAGTTATTCTAAATTATTCAACTTTTTTGCGTAGATTTTACAACGGCAAACCGAAGATCTAttcatatttcttttttgtgaaaGTTTCGAAGAATAGTCCTTTAACTCaaagtttaaattttttttatttcaaattaagaTTTGGAAAAGTTAAATGATACCATCAAAATCATAGATTAGATTATTTAATCACAcactccatttttttgtttataaataacCGTCTaaagattaaataaaaaattcataaaaagtcataaaaaaataatacttccTTTCTGGGTATTTGAGTTCCATTGAGGATTGTGTCGAATATTTCTGGATTCTTTTCGACTTGAAGTAGAaagtttagaaaaaaaaatggaatttcTTCTCTTTTCCTTTAGCTAATATACGTTGAAAGCCATTTTATACAAAGCATTCTCAACTCACACGTCGGTTAAGCATTCTAACAAGAGGCGTTTTATGAAGTCAGTTACAATTTACAAAGAATTTAGAAAATATAGGAAGGATATCACATTTTTCTCAGTTTCCTATTTACCAAGAAAATAATTCAGAAATGGTTCCTAATTCCTTATTTGCTTAAGAAACCGCTATAAAATTAGGTTAGAggaaatagaaaacaacagcaagaatAGATAACTATTTGCTCAGTGCTGCGAAATATGGACGACAAATCACGTGTCTCACTACATCGCACAACagacaaaaaccaaacacgtG
Protein-coding sequences here:
- the LOC128301292 gene encoding uncharacterized protein LOC128301292; this encodes MLGPTKWRLLTIVAGILLAHAIESPTSKSNKLNAQVRSFTNPELGLRIEQISPWSTGRNIPARNLLVPHQLFSRVDNIRYIDSRTPNSRHLQSTFGAFRLADGVQQPQNDASVQRRRSKAFQMRRSDEVAADAGIALEQQPGASVLPSPEQDLVYQNVSRAQRQHRYKIIPISYFYREEAQPIPSELKPVGPSRPPKDTDNDEPEVPDTSSKQNQDQDHGHEGSEYSRSDTPVIGARRSGFQFPGPLKAATGFTPQGYSEESLTLGDNLGLFQQPVSTADEYGPVESEPVHDGRGPDEFSRSLYANRYFRDFNRPTPIDLRPAESLPRPSRLIEFPGNVNVKQPFRDDVTKFGDVAGPVTAIQRPFGDFGEGKNFRTFDPTYYTDSPYQPNRAPPYFPAKLYTEPNQKIYQPLWKTRSPRVVFPQGDLASGPSGFGVDNVVFRDQNFGLNELAAIQDVRNEFNQDDINDEPATTSKDRVGGDGGNNRGVRSELQCQHEGGTCEFFLLCWMSGGLLQGTCGGMLKGCCHRTAKSANIGIDASTAVDLTNVPALEYGPVQNDPSCGISLAKQTAQRRIVGGDDAGFGSFPWQAYIRIGSSRSMLSRCGGSLISRRHVVTAGHCVARATPRQVHVTLGDYVINSAVEPLPAYTFGVRTINVHPYFKFTPQADRFDVAVLTLERTVHFMPHIAPICLPEKNEDFLGKFGWAAGWGALNPGSRLRPKTLQAVDVPVLDNRVCERWHRSNGINVVIYPEMLCAGYRGGGKDSCQGDSGGPLMHEKTGRWYLIGIVSAGYSCATRGQPGIYHRVANTVDWISHITQIST